The DNA segment CCGCCACGCCCCGACCACGAAGTCATGGGCGCAGCCGTGCGGATATACCGTCGGGACCGGCTCGCCGGCGAATCGTTCAAACGCAGCGGGCGAGATGGAGCCGATCAGCCGGTCGTAGAGCCAGCGGTTTTCTTCCGTCGGCTCGGTGCCCAGCGGAGCGTAGTCCCACATCCGCGGGATCGGCAGCCGGTAGGTCAACGTTTGGCCCTGGACCGCCCAATACGGCCCCCATTTGGTCGGCAGGTCGAGGTCTTCGGCGTTCTCGGCGCACTGCCGCGGCAGGATGCCGCGATCGATGCCGTAGCTCACGAACGGCGGCAGGGGGGTCAAGCGTCGCGGTTTGGTGGCCCAGTCATCGCTCCACGGCAGAAACTCCAGGTCGTTCCGCACGTGTACCCAGCCGTCGGCCACCGCGAATCGTTCATGGCACGTCCAGGGATACGCGGTCAGCAGTTCGGCGAAGCGGGCCAGCCGCTCGGCTGAGATCTGCTTCGGATCGGCCGACCACTGCGCGAGCGTCGTTTCCGACAGCACCGTCGTGCCGTAGGGCGTTCCCATCGCCAGCGTGCCGACACCGCTCTCGCGGACGATCAGCAGCCGGCCGTCGCTCCACTCCAGCCGCTGCGGCCGGTGTTGGAAGATCACCATGACCGGAATCTCGGGCGAGCCGTCGTCGGCCACCAGCAGCAGCCAGTTGGCCTCCATCGCCGATGGATCGAGCCCTTCCTCCGGACGGACCAGACGGACGCCGTCGCCGTGCGGCAGCACCACCGCCGCCGGACCGCGCCGCGACTCGCCGTCCTGGAACGACAGCTCGAACTGTGGCGAGTTGGTCTCCACCTGGACGCCCACGCCCATCGCGCTGTATCGCAGTTCCTGGTCGTATGACTCGCCGGACGGGATGGCCACCTTCCGTTGCCAGCGGAACGTCGTCCAGTCCGCCTCGATCTGGTCGTTCTTGTAGAGGCCCTGATCGGCTGTGTGCTCGAGCCGCCAGCGCAGGCCCGCGATGCCCGGGCCGACCTTCTGCTCTTCTTCCACGACCTTCACCTGCGCCTGCTTCGCCTCGGGAATCGCGAAGTTGAACTGGAAGCTCTCCTTGCCGCGGCCTGGTTTGAAGTAGTACCATGAGCGGTCGAGATGGTCGAAGCTCACGTTGTTGATCAGCAGGCCGTTCGGCTCGTACCGCCAGGCGAAATGGCCGCCGTTATTGTGGTCCACTCCCGGCCACCAAGTCAGCCCATCCTTCGTCTCCAGCGGTTCGCGGTCTTTTTCCCACGGATAGACCACGCCGTCGTTGCCCGTCCACGCGAACGAAACGTCGGTGACGCCCGACTCCGGCTCGCCCGCGATCGACACCCGCGCGGCTTTGACCATGGCGAAGTGCAGCGGAGCCTTCGTCTTGCCTTCTTTCGTGTTCGCGAAATCCTCCGGCGAGAGCCTCAGCTCGATTTCGTCCTTTGCTTCGATGGGCCGTTCGGCTCGCCATTCGCCGTCATCCAGCGCGACCAGTTCCACCACAGCCGTCTTGGCCACTGGACCCTTGAGTACTCCGTCAATCGCCAGCGTCGTGGTGTGCAGGTTCGGCGTGTTGTCCAGGTCCGGCCGCCATCGCGCCGAGACGGGCGGCAGGGCCGTCTTCGGTGCGTAATCGAGCTTGACGTTGTCGAACCGGCACACCTTCGCCCCGGCTTTGCACCAGAGCACGATCGAGGGCGACTGGCGGAAATCGGGGTCGTTGGCCAGCGTGCCCGACCATTCCTCCTGACCGTTGTGGAACACCGCCGCTCGCCGGCCGTCGGTCACCATACGGAAGCTCTGGACCTGGTTGAACTGCGTGCTTGTCGCTCCGATCTCCTCACCGTTGAACAGCACTTTCACGCCGTTGCCCCAATCGCGAATAGCCAACTGCAAGCCGCCCGGCATGGTCACGCGGACGAGCTGATTCTCCGGGTCTTCATGCCAATGCATCACGTCGAAGCTCAGCTCATATCGCCCGTAGTCGGTCCACTGCGCCGTCGACGTCGCCCGGCACTCCCACGGTTCGCCCGGAACAGTCGGCGTCAATTCCAGCATGCCGTCCTGGACCGACGGCATCCCTTCGGCATGGCCGACCAGCGCCCACTGCTCCAGGCCGTTCGCAAAGTCGTCTTGGAACACCGTCTCCGCCTGCACCGCCAGAGAACACGCCAGCACCGTCAGGATCGACCGAAGGATCATTCCTACGCTTCCTTCTTCAGAGGGTTCACGTTACGAGTGTCTTCTCGATGTCCGCCGCAGGCCTTAAAAAGGCGAGCTACTGAGGACGCCAATACCAACTGTTGCCGATGAAGTCATACCAGTACGACGCCATGTCAGCCGTTACCGTGATCGGGGCCGCATGGCAGTCCACGAACAACATGGTCACCCGACTGTCGCCATAGTGTACCGACGTGTGGAACGGGTACCAGTTATTCAACCACGAGATGTCAGCGATGTTCGACTCCCATCGGGAGATCTCATTGTCCACATATCCGTAAGGCGAAGCGCTGGACTGCCCCGCCCAGGTTTCGATCATGTATCCGACTCTGTCGGAGGGAAAGAGGGCGGCGATCTCCGCGCTCTTGTACCACTTGAAGGGGAACATGCTGTGGTTGGTGGTAATCCACTCATTGGTCGCATAACTGGCCAGACTGTTCTGGCTGGATTGATACTTGGGCCTATGTGACGGGCAGCGGAAGACCCGTTCGTCCAGGATGAGACGATCGACCATCAGGCCCAACTTCCACGATACGCCCCATCCGCCGTTGACGCTCTGAACGCCACCGTGCGTGACGGGAGGAATCAGCCAATCGTACTGCGCCAGCGAGTATTCGGCACACGCGAGCCCGAGTTGGCGAACATTGTTTGTGCACAACACCATCCGGGAATTTTCCCTCGCCGTCGCCAGGGCCGGCAACAGGATCGACACCAGCACCGCGATGATCGCTACGACCACCAGTAGCTCAATCAGCGTAAACGCGCTCGGGTGGTTCCTCTTTGTGTCCGTCCTGAACCTGCGCGTCATGGCATATCTTCCTGCTCTGTGGTTCGTGTTTCGCATGGTTCGATACTCCCTATGGTCAGCGTGTGCGCGCCCGCGGGCACGTTGACCGAAAACACCGTCCAGCCATTCCATCGTTCGACGAGCGTCGCCTCCGCCGGCTTCTGATCCAGCTCCAACGTTGCCGTCTTGCCTCTGACGGCGATCCACACCTGGGCTCCAGTCGTAAGTCCATCAACTCCGATCTCCGCACGGCCGCTCTGATCGTTCCAGCATGCGGACTCGATGTATCCCGGCGTCCAGTCGAGCAACTTGACGGGGCACTCAGCCGAGAGGATCTCCGTGAAGCAGTGCACGTCGCGCAGGAGGTACCGGTCGCGGTTCTGCAGTCGCACCAGTTCCTCGCCGCTGGGGATCATTTCTCCGCCCAGCCTCGTTCGCACCATCACGTGCGGAATGATCCGCACGTCGTTGTTCTTCGCGAACTCCTCGTTCGGGCAGCATTCCAGGAAGATGCGCTCGAACGCATCCAGATCCTTGAAGCAACGTTTGACGAACAGGTCCATTACTTCCGGCTGCCCCGACTGCGGCCCGAGACAGCCCGTCTCCCACCAGGTATCGCTGCTGTCCCAAGCGTCCTTTCCGGCGACCGGCGTGTGCAGCGAGACCGCGAAATCCTCGCCGAATCCGCTGGGCAGGGCTTTGCCCACCACTTCGCTGTGTCGAATGCCGCTTCGCTCCATGAACTTGCGGAACCCCAGCTTGCAGCCCATCGGCACCGCGCTGCGAGCCAGCAGATACGCGCCCAGGTCCTTCTGGTACGGCGTGCCGAGTTGCCTGGCGAGGTAGTAGTATCCGACCAGTCCGGCGTAGCCGGCGGTCGGCATGTCCGCATGGTACATGCCTCCGCTCTCCTGCGCGCCGGGGTCCATCAGCGACCAACTGTTGAAATACTCGAAGTAGCTCAGGAGCGAACGAACCACGGGCCACTGGCGGCGAATCAGGTCCCACGCGGCGTTGTACTTCGCCTGCGTGTAGATGCCGTACAGGCCGATTCCAAGCCAGAACGGCTGATCGTGATATCCCGCGCCGTTCGGCCCAAGTTCGAATGTGCACACGGGGGATTCTCTGCCGAACCA comes from the Phycisphaerae bacterium genome and includes:
- a CDS encoding DUF1559 domain-containing protein — translated: MTRRFRTDTKRNHPSAFTLIELLVVVAIIAVLVSILLPALATARENSRMVLCTNNVRQLGLACAEYSLAQYDWLIPPVTHGGVQSVNGGWGVSWKLGLMVDRLILDERVFRCPSHRPKYQSSQNSLASYATNEWITTNHSMFPFKWYKSAEIAALFPSDRVGYMIETWAGQSSASPYGYVDNEISRWESNIADISWLNNWYPFHTSVHYGDSRVTMLFVDCHAAPITVTADMASYWYDFIGNSWYWRPQ